From the Gallaecimonas mangrovi genome, one window contains:
- the galE gene encoding UDP-glucose 4-epimerase GalE, with product MILVTGGSGYIGSHTVLELLSEGHDVLVLDNLSNSTIESLARVARLTGCEPSFVEGDILDRTLLDSLFTQYSIEAVIHFAGLKAVSESVQQPLRYYQNNVTGTLTLCEAMAKAGVCKLVFSSSATVYGEPQAVPLTEQSPTGGTTNPYGTSKYIVERILADLAKADERWAIAVLRYFNPVGAHESGLIGEDPNGIPNNLLPYISQVAVGRLKELQVFGDDYPTLDGTGVRDYIHVVDLAKGHLKALEKLKTLKGWQAYNLGTGNGYSVLEMVKAFELAANTLIPYTIAPRRPGDVAACYAAPQFAYKQLGWRAEKTLQQMMEDTWRWQSSNPKGYPS from the coding sequence ATGATTTTGGTTACTGGTGGGTCCGGATATATCGGCTCACATACTGTGCTTGAGTTGTTAAGCGAAGGGCATGATGTGTTGGTATTGGATAACCTCTCCAACAGCACCATTGAAAGTTTAGCTAGGGTCGCAAGGCTTACCGGCTGTGAGCCTAGCTTTGTTGAAGGCGATATCCTTGACCGAACTCTGCTCGATAGTTTGTTTACGCAATACTCTATCGAGGCAGTTATCCATTTTGCTGGTCTCAAAGCGGTCAGCGAAAGCGTGCAGCAGCCGCTGCGTTATTACCAAAATAATGTAACCGGTACGCTTACGCTGTGCGAGGCGATGGCAAAAGCTGGTGTATGCAAACTGGTGTTTTCGTCATCAGCCACTGTCTACGGCGAACCTCAAGCGGTTCCGCTCACCGAGCAGTCACCAACAGGGGGGACCACTAACCCCTATGGCACGTCAAAATATATAGTCGAGCGTATTTTAGCCGACCTTGCCAAGGCTGACGAACGTTGGGCTATCGCCGTGCTACGTTATTTCAACCCGGTTGGTGCTCACGAGTCGGGCCTAATCGGCGAAGACCCTAACGGTATTCCCAACAACCTGCTTCCATACATTAGCCAGGTAGCAGTGGGGCGCTTAAAGGAGCTGCAAGTCTTTGGTGATGACTATCCAACCCTTGACGGAACCGGTGTGCGTGATTATATCCATGTGGTGGATCTTGCCAAAGGCCACTTGAAGGCACTTGAAAAGCTAAAAACTCTGAAGGGATGGCAAGCCTATAACCTAGGCACAGGCAATGGGTACTCGGTGCTGGAGATGGTTAAAGCCTTTGAGCTGGCTGCTAATACGTTGATTCCTTATACCATCGCTCCTCGACGACCGGGAGATGTTGCTGCCTGTTATGCTGCACCGCAATTTGCTTATAAACAATTAGGGTGGCGAGCGGAAAAGACATTACAACAGATGATGGAGGATACTTGGCGTTGGCAGTCGAGTAATCCCAAAGGCTATCCTTCTTAA
- a CDS encoding undecaprenyl-phosphate glucose phosphotransferase: MNRGFVKENQTFISIVHRCSDIFSIVVSFYIAKAIFAPKFVSIAYSFSLISSILIAFWLYSELGLYRTWRGESRVKEISVSFYAWTVNQTAVVGVFFIFGMANYIGKTFYTAWYLIGLFTFLFIRILIRSLLNHFRSQGYNVRQVIILGDGDVAQELACRIYKAPWTGYKILGNFGDEIIANTSRLGDFNDISSFLDKESSKIDQIWIALPLSDEHLVEQILVSLKNTTKTVRYIPDMKGFQLINHSVSEVAGLPVINLSMTPITGLNRFVKSLEDKILAFLILIMISPLMIFIGIGVKLSSPGPIFYRQERVSWNGKRFNMLKFRSMPVDTESTSIKWGSSKDKAVSNFGKFIRRTSLDELPQFINVLKGDMSIVGPRPERTIFVNQFKNEIPGYMQKHMVKAGITGWAQVNGWRGDTDLSKRVEYDLYYINNWSIWFDLKIVFLTIFKGFINKNAY; the protein is encoded by the coding sequence ATGAATAGAGGTTTTGTAAAAGAAAATCAAACCTTCATTTCAATAGTTCATCGTTGTTCTGATATTTTTTCTATAGTAGTATCATTTTATATAGCTAAAGCTATTTTTGCTCCAAAGTTCGTTTCTATTGCTTATTCATTCTCTCTTATTAGTAGTATTTTAATAGCATTTTGGCTTTATTCTGAGCTAGGTCTATATCGTACATGGCGTGGGGAATCAAGGGTCAAAGAAATATCTGTTTCTTTTTATGCTTGGACTGTAAATCAAACTGCCGTTGTTGGTGTTTTTTTTATATTTGGTATGGCTAACTATATAGGAAAGACTTTTTATACTGCTTGGTACCTGATCGGACTATTCACCTTTCTTTTTATTCGAATTTTGATACGGAGCTTGTTAAATCATTTTCGATCTCAAGGATACAATGTAAGGCAAGTAATTATTTTAGGTGATGGAGATGTTGCTCAAGAATTGGCATGTAGAATATATAAAGCTCCATGGACCGGGTATAAAATTTTAGGGAACTTTGGAGATGAAATTATAGCTAATACATCTAGGCTTGGTGATTTTAATGACATTTCCAGTTTTCTTGATAAAGAATCGTCTAAAATAGATCAAATATGGATAGCATTACCATTATCTGATGAGCATCTAGTTGAGCAGATACTTGTTAGTTTGAAAAATACAACCAAAACAGTTAGATACATACCTGACATGAAAGGTTTCCAATTGATAAATCACTCTGTCAGTGAAGTTGCCGGTTTACCAGTAATTAATTTGTCAATGACTCCGATAACTGGACTAAATAGATTTGTAAAATCATTAGAAGACAAAATTCTAGCATTTCTAATTTTGATAATGATTAGTCCTTTAATGATATTTATAGGTATAGGGGTTAAGTTGTCTTCTCCCGGCCCCATTTTTTATCGACAGGAAAGAGTTAGTTGGAATGGAAAGCGTTTCAATATGCTCAAATTCAGATCAATGCCAGTAGATACTGAAAGTACTAGTATAAAATGGGGAAGTTCTAAGGATAAAGCTGTTTCTAATTTCGGAAAATTTATCCGTAGGACAAGTCTAGACGAACTCCCTCAATTTATTAACGTATTGAAAGGTGACATGTCTATTGTAGGACCTAGGCCTGAAAGAACGATCTTCGTAAATCAGTTTAAGAATGAAATTCCAGGTTACATGCAGAAGCATATGGTAAAAGCTGGTATTACCGGTTGGGCCCAGGTCAACGGTTGGAGAGGAGATACCGATCTTAGTAAGCGGGTAGAGTATGATCTTTACTACATTAACAACTGGTCGATTTGGTTTGATTTAAAGATAGTTTTTTTGACAATATTTAAAGGTTTTATAAATAAAAACGCATATTAG
- the galU gene encoding UTP--glucose-1-phosphate uridylyltransferase GalU, whose product MKAVIPVAGLGTRMLPASKAIPKEMLPVVDKPLIQYVVNECIAAGIKEIVLVTHSSKNAIENHFDKSFELESMLERRVKRQLLEEVQSICPEDVTIMQVRQGEAKGLGHAILCAKPLVGDSPFAVVLPDVLIDDSAADLKTENMAEMVRRFEETGTSQVLVEPVPMEAVSAYGVVDLNGADIEAGESAKMTAIVEKPSQAQAPSNLAVVGRYVFGKELWPLLKKTPVGAGGEVQLTDTIALLMEKQSVEAYRIKGYSHDCGDKLGYMKTFVTYGLRNPKLGKKFAAFIQSLDI is encoded by the coding sequence ATGAAAGCTGTAATACCTGTGGCGGGGCTTGGTACCCGTATGTTACCTGCCTCCAAGGCGATCCCGAAGGAAATGCTGCCAGTGGTTGATAAGCCGCTGATCCAGTATGTTGTCAATGAGTGTATTGCTGCTGGTATCAAGGAGATTGTGCTTGTAACTCACTCTTCTAAGAATGCTATAGAAAATCATTTTGATAAAAGCTTTGAGCTTGAGTCGATGCTAGAGCGTCGAGTAAAGCGTCAACTCTTGGAAGAAGTGCAGAGTATCTGCCCTGAAGATGTCACTATTATGCAGGTTCGCCAAGGCGAAGCTAAAGGCCTTGGCCACGCTATCCTTTGTGCTAAGCCGTTGGTCGGAGATTCTCCTTTCGCTGTAGTCTTACCTGATGTTTTAATTGATGATTCCGCTGCAGATCTCAAAACTGAAAACATGGCTGAAATGGTAAGGCGTTTTGAAGAAACTGGAACCAGTCAAGTTTTGGTTGAGCCGGTTCCTATGGAAGCCGTTAGTGCTTATGGTGTTGTTGACTTGAATGGTGCTGATATCGAGGCTGGTGAGTCAGCAAAGATGACGGCTATTGTAGAGAAGCCTAGTCAGGCTCAGGCGCCTTCAAATTTGGCTGTAGTTGGACGTTATGTTTTTGGCAAAGAGCTATGGCCATTGCTAAAGAAAACACCAGTTGGAGCAGGAGGCGAAGTTCAGCTGACTGATACCATCGCTCTTCTGATGGAAAAGCAATCAGTTGAAGCTTATCGCATCAAAGGCTATAGCCATGATTGTGGTGACAAGCTGGGTTATATGAAGACTTTTGTTACCTATGGCCTGCGTAACCCCAAACTGGGTAAAAAGTTCGCAGCTTTTATTCAGTCCTTGGATATCTAA
- a CDS encoding UDP-glucose dehydrogenase family protein has protein sequence MNVTVFGIGYVGLVQAAVLADAGHQVCCVDVDDHKIENLKNGIIPIYEPGLEALVIKGRDDRRLIFTTDAEKGVSFGELQFIAVGTPPDEDGSADLKYVLAVAETIAKYMDTYKIIINKSTVPVGTADKVAEKVKSVLSSRGVEIPYAVVSNPEFLKEGAAVADCQRPERIVIGTDDAVAEKRMREVYAPFNRNHDKVITMDVRSAELTKYAANCMLATKISFMNELANLAELLGADIEAVRKGIGSDSRIGYHFIYPGCGYGGSCFPKDVQALVRTSQQVGYQPELLQAVESVNYRQKQKLFQFINRHYQGDLEGKTIALWGLAFKPNTDDMRESSSRVLMEALWAAGAKVRAFDPEAQQETIRLYGQRDDLVLVDSMEKALEGADALAICTEWQSFRAADFEMIKDNLITPVIFDGRNLYEPQKLSDLGFTYYAIGRGESVKKFTH, from the coding sequence ATGAACGTCACTGTATTTGGTATTGGCTATGTTGGACTGGTTCAAGCCGCTGTTTTAGCTGATGCTGGTCATCAGGTTTGCTGTGTAGATGTAGATGATCATAAGATAGAAAATCTAAAAAATGGTATTATTCCAATCTATGAGCCAGGCTTGGAAGCTTTAGTCATTAAAGGCCGAGATGATAGAAGGTTAATCTTTACCACCGATGCTGAAAAGGGTGTTTCTTTCGGTGAGCTTCAGTTTATTGCGGTTGGTACTCCTCCTGATGAAGACGGTTCTGCTGATCTAAAATATGTGCTAGCTGTAGCAGAGACTATTGCTAAATATATGGATACCTATAAAATCATTATTAATAAATCTACGGTACCAGTTGGCACTGCAGATAAGGTCGCAGAAAAAGTTAAATCGGTTCTCTCTTCTAGAGGTGTTGAAATTCCTTACGCAGTTGTTTCTAACCCTGAGTTTCTAAAAGAAGGCGCTGCTGTTGCTGATTGCCAAAGGCCTGAGCGAATTGTTATCGGCACTGACGATGCTGTTGCTGAGAAAAGGATGCGTGAAGTATATGCGCCTTTTAATCGTAATCATGACAAAGTTATTACAATGGATGTTCGTAGTGCGGAGCTAACGAAATATGCTGCTAATTGCATGTTGGCTACAAAAATAAGCTTTATGAACGAATTAGCTAACCTTGCTGAATTACTTGGTGCTGATATTGAAGCTGTGCGTAAAGGAATCGGCTCCGACTCTCGTATTGGATATCATTTCATTTATCCTGGTTGTGGTTACGGCGGCTCATGCTTTCCTAAAGATGTACAAGCTTTGGTGCGTACGTCTCAACAAGTTGGTTATCAGCCTGAGCTTTTACAAGCAGTTGAGTCAGTAAATTATCGGCAGAAACAAAAGCTGTTTCAATTTATTAATAGACACTACCAAGGTGATCTAGAAGGGAAGACAATTGCCTTATGGGGGTTAGCGTTTAAGCCTAACACTGATGATATGCGTGAATCATCTAGCCGTGTTTTAATGGAAGCTTTGTGGGCAGCCGGTGCCAAAGTTCGTGCTTTTGACCCTGAAGCTCAGCAGGAAACTATTCGTCTTTATGGTCAACGTGACGACCTCGTTTTGGTGGATTCAATGGAAAAAGCCCTAGAAGGAGCTGATGCTTTAGCCATTTGTACTGAGTGGCAATCTTTTAGAGCTGCTGATTTTGAAATGATCAAAGATAACCTCATCACGCCAGTTATCTTTGATGGTCGAAACCTTTATGAGCCTCAAAAACTTTCGGATTTGGGTTTTACCTACTATGCTATTGGCAGAGGCGAAAGTGTGAAGAAATTCACGCACTGA
- a CDS encoding PglL family O-oligosaccharyltransferase — MYKEKSLAWAALWLLFLFSGLYFQNNLGGFGLQLAFNNVVWFSAAIFIVLAIFSATTQRFWLIPSQWLSYFFLFFLLFLPLAWSGDNGLLALGRLIGVIIGLLFLFSLFQLFDIKQDEKALLFLFVASASLQCIIGICQFFQLPFILDGYNKGFYAVPLGIFQHHTLLPTYAVSAAMASLWLLFRHNEFSWRYGNVLWWCVIGSCLISCGFCVYIILARTGILAMACALFLMLFVKKYYKRNSIIGLSLLLAGLFLGFLATDWIQTQSHSVWRDGDQVLSSNGRSAIWFVAWQLFEHHWLTGVGLGNFEHAFAEQRALTFYQTGVLSLKNVSHPHNELLFWADEGGIFPVLGILFFCFYFFYRIKSIGCDMFAYLAMLLPMILHCLTEYPFYHSALHWFAFLLLLYLAEAKMSYHVMRKAVIFPFALRMLSVILLVSGGLFLITNLYSMAKLTQVVEIGNSKDKIKSPLLPLLDIANPVVFQHQIVTIVMNAKLQLALKDKDRKELQEFIDWGWQFSQIVVRPETFAGMIKAAQALGDKQQVDLIVKNAHWLYPEMAVFNPDNFTSIENNR; from the coding sequence GTGTACAAGGAAAAATCTTTAGCTTGGGCAGCCCTTTGGCTGCTCTTTTTATTCTCAGGACTATATTTCCAAAATAATTTAGGAGGTTTTGGATTACAGCTGGCGTTCAATAATGTGGTTTGGTTTAGTGCTGCAATTTTTATCGTCCTTGCTATTTTTTCTGCGACTACACAACGTTTTTGGCTGATCCCATCGCAGTGGCTGAGTTATTTTTTTTTATTTTTTCTTTTATTCTTGCCATTAGCTTGGTCTGGAGATAATGGCCTTCTAGCTCTGGGACGGCTAATTGGTGTTATTATAGGTTTACTTTTTCTTTTTAGCCTCTTCCAACTGTTTGACATCAAGCAGGATGAAAAAGCACTCTTATTCCTATTTGTTGCCTCGGCATCTTTACAGTGTATTATTGGAATATGCCAATTCTTTCAACTTCCTTTTATTTTGGATGGTTATAATAAGGGCTTTTATGCTGTTCCCCTTGGTATTTTTCAACACCACACGTTATTGCCAACATATGCTGTGTCTGCAGCAATGGCTTCTCTTTGGTTGTTATTTCGTCACAATGAATTTAGCTGGCGATATGGTAACGTTCTATGGTGGTGTGTAATAGGTTCTTGCCTTATCTCCTGTGGTTTCTGTGTGTATATTATTCTTGCGCGCACTGGTATTTTGGCCATGGCATGTGCGTTATTTTTAATGCTTTTTGTAAAGAAATATTATAAACGAAACAGCATTATTGGTCTTAGCTTATTATTAGCTGGTCTTTTTCTTGGTTTTCTAGCAACGGATTGGATACAGACTCAGAGTCACTCTGTCTGGAGAGATGGAGACCAAGTTCTCAGCAGCAACGGCCGGTCTGCTATATGGTTTGTTGCTTGGCAACTTTTTGAGCATCACTGGCTTACCGGAGTTGGGTTGGGGAACTTTGAGCATGCATTTGCTGAGCAGCGGGCGTTAACATTTTATCAGACCGGGGTGTTGTCTCTTAAAAATGTTAGTCATCCACATAACGAGCTTTTGTTTTGGGCGGACGAAGGTGGGATTTTTCCTGTTTTAGGAATCTTGTTTTTTTGCTTTTATTTCTTTTACCGGATTAAATCTATTGGCTGTGATATGTTTGCTTACCTGGCCATGCTGTTGCCGATGATTCTACATTGTCTTACTGAATATCCCTTTTATCATTCGGCCTTGCACTGGTTTGCTTTTCTGTTGCTGCTGTATTTAGCTGAGGCTAAAATGAGTTATCATGTAATGAGGAAAGCTGTAATATTTCCTTTTGCTTTAAGAATGTTAAGTGTGATTTTGCTGGTGTCTGGTGGGCTATTTCTTATAACAAATCTTTACTCGATGGCTAAGTTAACACAGGTCGTTGAAATCGGTAATAGTAAAGATAAAATAAAATCTCCACTTTTGCCTTTACTTGATATTGCTAATCCTGTTGTATTTCAGCATCAAATAGTTACTATTGTTATGAATGCCAAATTGCAGCTAGCGTTAAAAGATAAAGATAGAAAAGAGTTGCAAGAGTTTATTGATTGGGGATGGCAGTTTAGTCAAATCGTAGTTCGTC
- a CDS encoding mannose-1-phosphate guanylyltransferase/mannose-6-phosphate isomerase yields MSENLITPIIMCGGSGSRLWPLSRNSYPKQFISLTSANSLLQETISRLRGLNAMPPLLICNEEHRFLAAEQLRQKAFAHSGILLEPHGRNTAPAIALAALQASATQEDPLLLVLASDHAISDTKAFEAAVQAAKPLASSGHLVTFGIVPTEAHTGYGYIQKGKPLDEAGESVKAFKEKPDLDTAIAYLNTGEYLWNSGMFLFRASSYLNELAKFRPDILNACKEAMNHCVADLDFVRIGKEAFEYCPSESIDYAVMEKTAKAAVVPLDAGWSDVGSWSSLWDIEPKDSNGNVINGDVLMHETRNSLVHSTSRLVSTVGLEDAVVIETKDAVLVAARNCVQDVKHIVNKLNETGRTEHLTHREVYRPWGKYDSIDNGERYQVKRITVKPGEKLSIQMHHHRAEHWIVVSGTAKVTNGDKDLLLTENQSTYIPVGVIHALENPGKIPLELIEVQSGTYLGEDDIVRYSDRYGRV; encoded by the coding sequence ATGAGTGAAAATTTAATTACACCTATTATCATGTGTGGCGGCTCTGGATCTAGACTTTGGCCGCTGTCTCGTAATAGTTACCCCAAACAGTTTATCTCTCTTACATCTGCAAATAGTCTTTTACAGGAGACCATTAGTAGATTGCGTGGCTTGAACGCTATGCCACCTTTACTGATCTGCAATGAAGAACATCGCTTTTTAGCGGCAGAGCAGCTTCGCCAAAAGGCCTTTGCTCATAGCGGAATACTGCTAGAGCCTCATGGGCGTAATACAGCACCAGCTATTGCTCTTGCGGCACTTCAGGCCTCTGCTACTCAAGAAGACCCACTGTTACTGGTTTTAGCATCTGATCATGCTATTTCTGATACTAAGGCTTTTGAAGCTGCTGTTCAGGCTGCCAAACCTCTTGCTAGCAGCGGCCACTTGGTTACATTTGGTATAGTACCAACGGAGGCTCATACCGGTTACGGTTATATCCAAAAGGGAAAACCTCTAGATGAGGCTGGTGAGTCTGTCAAAGCTTTTAAAGAAAAACCGGATTTAGATACAGCCATTGCTTATTTGAATACCGGCGAATACTTGTGGAACAGTGGGATGTTTTTGTTTAGAGCGTCTAGCTATTTGAATGAGTTAGCTAAATTTCGGCCCGACATCCTGAATGCCTGCAAAGAAGCTATGAATCATTGTGTAGCTGATCTTGATTTCGTCCGCATCGGTAAAGAGGCATTTGAATATTGTCCCTCTGAGTCTATTGATTATGCAGTTATGGAAAAAACAGCCAAAGCCGCAGTAGTTCCTCTAGATGCTGGCTGGAGCGATGTTGGGAGTTGGTCTTCGCTATGGGATATCGAACCCAAAGATTCTAACGGCAATGTGATCAATGGTGATGTACTTATGCATGAAACTCGCAATTCGTTAGTGCACTCTACCAGTAGGCTGGTATCGACGGTCGGTCTAGAGGATGCTGTTGTTATTGAAACGAAAGATGCAGTGTTAGTGGCTGCTCGAAATTGCGTACAAGACGTTAAGCATATCGTTAATAAGCTGAATGAAACCGGTAGAACTGAACATTTAACTCATCGCGAAGTCTACCGTCCGTGGGGTAAATATGACTCCATTGATAATGGAGAGCGGTACCAAGTTAAGCGCATCACTGTGAAACCTGGTGAAAAGCTGTCAATCCAGATGCATCATCATCGTGCAGAGCATTGGATCGTTGTATCTGGCACGGCTAAGGTAACCAATGGTGATAAAGACTTGCTCTTGACAGAGAATCAATCCACTTATATCCCAGTTGGTGTGATCCACGCTTTGGAAAACCCAGGTAAAATTCCATTGGAATTGATCGAAGTACAGTCCGGTACTTATCTAGGGGAAGATGATATTGTGAGATATTCTGATCGCTATGGAAGGGTTTGA
- a CDS encoding phosphohexomutase domain-containing protein (capsular polysaccharide biosynthesis protein; catalyzes the formation of D-mannose 6-phosphate from alpha-D-mannose 1-phosphate) produces the protein MQGLSCFKAYDIRGQLGSELNEDIAYRIGRAYGQYLRANTVVVGGDARESSPVLKLAVANGLRDAGVNVLDLGMAGTEEVYFATFHLGVDGGIEVTASHNPIDYNGMKLVTHGSRPISGDTGLFDIQRLAESADWIESKEQGRLQKINLKKDYAEHIVSYVNVKNFTRPLRLVVNSGNGAAGPALDHIESQLKLLGIEVDFIKVHHQPDSTFPNGIPNPLLPDNRADTAEAVIKYQADMGIAWDGDFDRCFLFDENGLFIEGYYIVGLLAEAFLSKESGAKIIHDPRLTWNTIDIVTENGGTSVQSKTGHAFIKEQMRKEDAIYGGEMSAHHYFRDFAYCDSGMIPWLLVSELICKTGKPLSALVDERIAAYPSSGEINSKIDNPEVAIKRVRDFYQSKAINVDETDGVSLEFDKWRFNLRCSNTEPLVRLNVESKGDDELMSKVTRDIIELLRG, from the coding sequence ATGCAAGGTTTAAGTTGTTTTAAGGCATACGACATCCGTGGGCAGCTCGGTTCCGAACTGAATGAGGATATCGCTTATCGTATCGGCAGAGCTTATGGACAATACCTTAGGGCTAATACTGTCGTTGTCGGTGGTGACGCACGTGAAAGCAGTCCTGTGCTGAAACTAGCAGTTGCTAATGGTTTACGTGACGCCGGTGTAAACGTACTAGACCTTGGCATGGCCGGCACTGAAGAGGTCTACTTTGCTACATTCCATCTTGGCGTTGATGGCGGGATTGAAGTGACGGCGTCTCACAATCCTATTGATTACAATGGAATGAAGTTAGTTACTCACGGTAGTCGTCCTATTTCTGGCGATACTGGATTATTTGATATTCAGCGTCTGGCTGAGAGTGCTGATTGGATTGAATCAAAAGAACAAGGTCGGCTACAGAAAATTAATTTAAAAAAGGACTATGCGGAGCACATAGTTTCTTATGTTAACGTCAAAAATTTTACGCGTCCTCTTCGATTGGTAGTCAATAGCGGTAATGGTGCTGCAGGGCCTGCATTGGATCATATAGAGTCGCAGCTTAAGTTGCTAGGTATTGAAGTCGATTTCATCAAAGTACATCATCAGCCTGATTCCACCTTTCCTAATGGTATTCCTAATCCACTTTTGCCTGATAATCGTGCAGATACTGCAGAGGCCGTTATTAAGTATCAGGCTGATATGGGAATCGCTTGGGACGGCGACTTCGACCGCTGTTTCCTTTTTGATGAAAATGGCCTTTTTATAGAGGGCTATTATATTGTTGGACTACTGGCTGAAGCTTTTCTTTCTAAAGAGTCTGGGGCAAAAATTATTCATGACCCACGATTGACATGGAATACGATAGACATCGTTACCGAGAACGGAGGCACTTCTGTTCAATCAAAAACTGGCCATGCTTTTATCAAAGAACAAATGCGGAAGGAAGATGCTATCTACGGTGGTGAGATGAGTGCTCATCATTACTTCCGAGACTTTGCTTATTGCGATAGCGGTATGATTCCTTGGCTGTTAGTTTCTGAGCTAATTTGCAAAACTGGTAAACCGCTTTCCGCTTTAGTTGATGAACGTATAGCTGCCTATCCCTCATCTGGAGAGATTAATAGTAAAATAGATAATCCTGAGGTTGCAATAAAGAGAGTAAGAGATTTTTATCAATCAAAAGCAATTAATGTCGATGAGACTGATGGAGTTAGCCTTGAGTTTGATAAATGGAGGTTTAATCTTAGGTGTTCAAATACGGAGCCTCTTGTTCGTTTGAATGTTGAGTCAAAAGGTGATGATGAGTTAATGTCGAAAGTAACTCGAGATATTATTGAGTTACTTAGAGGGTAG
- a CDS encoding NAD-dependent epimerase: MHYLVTGAAGFIGFHVAERLLKAGFDVTGVDNLNDYYDVSLKEARLERLRVYPSFTFHFLDLADRIGMNTLFSEFSFDRVIHLGAQAGVRYSIDNPHTYADANLVGHLNVLEGCRSQQVSHLVYASSSSVYGLNTDIPFKVADSVDHPISLYAATKKANELMSHSYAHLYNLPCTGLRFFTVYGPWGRPDMALFKFTKAILDGDAIDVYNEGNMQRDFTYIDDIVESIIRIAEKTPLPRKDWKPGQGNAGQSSAPYRVFNIGAGHSIKLTEFIEAIENATGKHAKRNMMPMQPGDVPATWAETEDLYNAIDYRPKVSVQEGVNNFVKWYREFYQI, encoded by the coding sequence ATGCACTATCTTGTCACTGGCGCCGCTGGATTTATCGGTTTTCATGTCGCTGAGCGTCTACTGAAGGCCGGTTTTGATGTTACGGGTGTTGATAATCTAAACGATTATTATGATGTCAGTCTAAAGGAGGCGCGACTTGAACGTCTGAGAGTATATCCGTCTTTTACCTTTCATTTTCTTGATTTAGCCGATCGAATAGGGATGAATACTCTTTTTTCAGAGTTTAGTTTTGATCGCGTTATTCATTTGGGTGCTCAAGCTGGTGTTAGGTATTCGATTGATAATCCTCACACTTATGCAGATGCTAACTTAGTTGGTCATTTAAATGTGCTGGAAGGGTGTCGTTCTCAACAAGTGTCGCATCTAGTCTACGCTTCATCTAGCTCGGTATATGGACTTAATACTGATATACCATTTAAAGTGGCAGATTCAGTTGATCATCCTATTTCACTTTATGCAGCGACAAAAAAAGCTAACGAACTAATGAGCCATTCTTACGCCCATCTTTATAATCTCCCTTGTACGGGCTTGCGTTTTTTTACTGTTTATGGCCCTTGGGGTCGTCCTGATATGGCACTTTTTAAATTTACCAAAGCAATTCTTGATGGTGATGCTATTGATGTATATAACGAAGGGAATATGCAACGTGACTTTACTTATATTGATGACATAGTCGAGTCTATTATACGTATTGCTGAAAAAACTCCTTTGCCTAGAAAAGACTGGAAGCCAGGGCAAGGCAATGCAGGGCAGAGTAGTGCACCTTACAGAGTATTTAACATTGGTGCTGGGCATTCGATCAAACTTACTGAGTTCATCGAGGCTATTGAAAATGCGACAGGTAAACATGCCAAACGTAATATGATGCCAATGCAGCCTGGAGATGTTCCTGCTACCTGGGCTGAAACTGAAGACTTATACAATGCTATCGACTATCGCCCTAAGGTATCAGTACAAGAGGGAGTTAATAACTTCGTGAAGTGGTATCGAGAATTTTATCAAATTTAA